In Crinalium epipsammum PCC 9333, the following are encoded in one genomic region:
- a CDS encoding iron uptake porin, producing the protein MSRIFWNTFKVAPAIAASLLIASNSLAAESVTEQTATVPTEETTIAQTSPVSSEVPADTNNIEQLQRYNSEISGEDGMSQVTNVSQFRDVQPSDWAYEALSRVVQTYGCLQGYPDGTYRGNRALSRYEFAAGLNACLRQIEALIGRTPTPGGGGVSDSDLQTLRRLTEEFRTELTTLGTRVNNLEGRTAFIEQRQFSTTTKLVGEVVIAASEVFGKSGPTTNGQTADNVEPILSNRVRLNLDTSFTGKDRLRTRLQARNTVPFSGALTGTNMTRLGFDGDNQNDIEIHRLEYRFPVTPNANIFLSATGTEYNDIIYTFNPLLESAASGSISRFGRFNPIYRTSAEGASAVLDYKLSKQVGLSLGYAVPRNIANRPETDTPTQPGLSLFNGSYAALAQLAFRPSNAVGLGLTYVRSFSNPPPNPNPSGLGAIGAIGVSSGTGSAFANQPFGANTPTTTNQYGVEASFRLSPRFVVSGWAGYTQAEAAGDTGIARLGSSADIWNYAVTLALPDFGKQGNVLGFVFGMPPKVTQNEVTTRQDNRGTSYHVEGFYRYRLTDNVEITPGVFAILNPQHNDNNDTLYVGTLRTTFRF; encoded by the coding sequence ATGTCCAGAATTTTTTGGAACACTTTCAAAGTAGCTCCAGCCATTGCAGCATCATTATTAATTGCTAGTAACAGCCTAGCAGCCGAGAGCGTTACGGAACAAACGGCGACTGTTCCAACGGAAGAAACCACCATCGCCCAAACTTCCCCAGTTAGCTCAGAAGTACCTGCTGACACCAATAATATTGAACAATTGCAGCGCTACAACAGCGAAATTAGTGGTGAAGATGGCATGAGCCAAGTCACTAATGTTTCTCAATTTCGAGATGTCCAACCTTCTGACTGGGCTTATGAAGCTTTATCACGAGTTGTGCAAACTTATGGATGTTTGCAAGGATATCCTGATGGCACATATCGCGGCAATCGGGCGCTATCACGTTATGAATTTGCGGCTGGTTTGAATGCTTGTCTTAGACAAATAGAAGCTTTGATTGGCAGAACACCAACACCTGGGGGGGGTGGTGTTTCTGACAGCGACTTACAAACACTACGACGATTAACTGAGGAATTTCGGACAGAACTGACAACTTTAGGTACACGGGTAAACAACCTAGAAGGTCGTACAGCCTTTATCGAACAACGTCAGTTTTCTACCACAACTAAGCTAGTTGGTGAAGTAGTCATTGCAGCTAGTGAAGTATTTGGTAAGAGTGGTCCTACTACTAATGGTCAGACTGCTGACAATGTAGAACCTATCCTCTCAAATCGTGTTCGTCTCAATCTTGATACCAGTTTCACGGGTAAAGACCGTTTGAGAACCCGTCTACAAGCCAGAAACACCGTACCGTTCAGTGGTGCTTTAACAGGTACCAACATGACACGCTTAGGGTTTGATGGAGATAATCAGAACGATATTGAGATTCATCGTCTAGAATATCGCTTCCCCGTAACGCCTAACGCCAACATTTTCTTGAGTGCTACCGGAACCGAGTACAACGACATTATTTATACATTCAATCCCTTATTAGAAAGTGCTGCTAGTGGCTCTATTTCCCGCTTTGGGCGCTTCAACCCAATTTATCGGACAAGCGCTGAAGGTGCAAGTGCAGTTCTTGACTATAAATTAAGCAAACAAGTAGGGCTATCTTTAGGCTACGCAGTTCCCAGAAATATTGCCAATAGACCTGAAACTGATACTCCTACGCAACCTGGTCTTAGCCTTTTTAATGGTTCTTATGCAGCCTTAGCTCAATTGGCTTTCCGCCCTAGTAATGCGGTAGGTTTAGGTTTGACATACGTGCGATCTTTTAGTAATCCACCCCCTAATCCTAATCCAAGCGGTCTTGGTGCTATTGGAGCTATTGGTGTTTCATCTGGAACTGGCAGCGCCTTTGCTAATCAACCTTTTGGGGCGAATACTCCTACTACAACTAATCAATATGGTGTAGAAGCCAGCTTCAGGTTAAGCCCTCGATTCGTAGTTTCGGGCTGGGCAGGTTATACCCAAGCTGAAGCCGCAGGTGATACTGGAATTGCCCGCCTTGGTTCTTCTGCTGATATTTGGAACTACGCCGTCACCTTAGCTTTACCTGACTTTGGTAAACAAGGCAACGTATTAGGCTTTGTGTTCGGTATGCCACCCAAAGTTACCCAAAATGAGGTTACCACTCGTCAGGATAACAGGGGTACCTCCTATCACGTAGAAGGTTTCTATCGTTATCGCCTGACTGACAATGTTGAAATCACACCTGGTGTGTTTGCCATTCTCAATCCACAACACAACGACAACAACGACACTCTTTATGTAGGTACTCTCCGTACTACATTTAGGTTCTAA
- a CDS encoding GIY-YIG nuclease family protein, which yields MTNSTEIPSIASLEYIPYIDETGNLPESLQGKIGVYAIFDNDKVLQLVAYSRDVYLSLKQHLVRQPKKCYWLKYQTIERPNRTILESIQNSWIEENGYIPVGNKTAQAEWNDPIDTKSAMTEEEQENFAKQDEVGQIKLLKKVARRVEETILSEIKTRGVQTEIRFNPKLKESGLLDLK from the coding sequence ATGACTAATTCAACTGAAATACCATCTATCGCTAGTCTGGAATATATTCCCTATATTGATGAAACTGGTAATTTGCCGGAAAGTCTACAGGGAAAAATTGGAGTATATGCAATTTTTGATAACGACAAGGTGTTACAATTAGTTGCTTATTCTCGTGATGTTTATCTTAGTCTTAAGCAACATTTAGTTCGCCAGCCGAAAAAATGTTATTGGCTAAAATATCAAACTATTGAACGTCCCAACCGCACTATTTTAGAAAGTATCCAGAATAGCTGGATTGAAGAAAATGGCTATATTCCTGTGGGAAATAAAACGGCTCAAGCGGAGTGGAATGATCCTATTGATACTAAGTCGGCAATGACGGAGGAGGAGCAGGAAAATTTTGCCAAACAGGATGAAGTAGGGCAAATAAAATTATTAAAAAAAGTAGCCCGAAGAGTTGAAGAAACAATTTTGTCAGAGATCAAAACTCGTGGAGTGCAAACAGAAATTAGGTTTAATCCTAAGTTAAAAGAAAGCGGCTTACTAGATTTGAAATAA
- a CDS encoding serine/threonine-protein kinase yields MALTLLNNRYRTIQDLGSGGFGNTFLAEDTHMPSARRCVIKQLKPVTNNPQMYQQVQARFQREAAVLEALGEVSKQIPQLYAYFSEAGQFYLVQEWVDGDTLTKIIERQGALPEKTVRDILVSLLSVLEYVHSKQMVHRDIKPDNIIVRDRDRQPVLIDFGAVKEAMGSTNQTMVIGTPGFMPSEQAAGQPVYATDLYSLGVTAIYLLTGKMPQDLPTDPGTGMIMWHGSAPGVSPSLASVLDKTIQPHPRDRFSTAKEMLNALQKSVNSPVSNPLGTQATVAVSPVGRQYQPSPQNTPVVTPSQPNIITSNESRWLKPWVLAILIICGFVGSAIAFNRIFNKNTDPTPQVASSPPSQPTNRNTEETNESDSSNSQKEIPPVISESSSPLPSKSPKPSILSQPQATEQPPVIIASPSPIVERSPSPVIKSDNSQNQNRSDQVPAFPTGTPISNVQETLGKPRINARGVWGNTRAVVYKLKPNQIDLGYLYDRNTENIRQTEVSFSNSVDPQLMLNTLDGLLEGGATPEIKQGLLRVQQGRNNSFTFTQGSLKGQIVQQDCGFIYISIWEADLHNFNVSSSRKC; encoded by the coding sequence ATGGCGCTAACACTACTAAACAATCGCTATCGCACTATTCAAGATTTGGGAAGTGGTGGGTTTGGCAACACTTTTCTAGCAGAAGATACCCATATGCCTTCTGCGCGTCGCTGTGTGATTAAACAACTTAAGCCAGTGACGAATAACCCCCAAATGTACCAGCAAGTGCAAGCAAGATTTCAGCGCGAAGCTGCTGTTTTAGAGGCGTTAGGGGAGGTAAGTAAGCAAATACCTCAGCTATATGCTTATTTTTCTGAAGCTGGTCAATTCTATTTGGTTCAAGAATGGGTTGATGGCGATACGTTGACAAAAATTATTGAGCGTCAAGGGGCATTACCTGAAAAAACTGTCAGAGATATTCTGGTGAGTCTTCTATCTGTTTTGGAGTATGTGCATAGTAAACAGATGGTTCACCGAGATATTAAACCAGATAATATTATTGTGCGCGATCGCGATCGCCAACCCGTATTAATTGATTTTGGTGCGGTGAAAGAAGCAATGGGTAGCACTAACCAAACAATGGTAATTGGTACACCAGGTTTTATGCCTAGCGAGCAGGCTGCTGGACAACCAGTTTATGCTACTGATCTTTATAGTTTAGGAGTAACTGCTATCTATTTACTTACGGGTAAAATGCCACAAGATTTGCCAACAGATCCCGGTACTGGGATGATTATGTGGCATGGTAGCGCCCCAGGTGTAAGTCCTAGTTTAGCTAGTGTTTTGGATAAGACTATTCAACCACATCCGCGCGATCGCTTCTCGACTGCAAAAGAAATGCTCAATGCTTTGCAGAAGAGTGTTAATTCCCCAGTTTCTAATCCGCTTGGAACACAGGCAACAGTAGCAGTATCACCTGTTGGCAGACAATATCAACCATCCCCACAAAATACTCCTGTCGTTACTCCTAGTCAGCCCAATATAATCACATCGAATGAATCACGCTGGCTCAAACCTTGGGTACTAGCAATTTTAATTATCTGCGGCTTTGTTGGTAGTGCGATCGCTTTCAACCGAATTTTTAATAAAAATACTGATCCAACGCCTCAAGTAGCATCATCCCCGCCATCACAACCAACGAATAGAAATACAGAGGAAACAAACGAGTCTGATTCTTCTAATTCACAGAAAGAAATACCACCAGTTATTTCAGAATCTTCGTCTCCATTACCATCTAAATCGCCTAAACCTTCAATTCTTTCACAACCACAGGCAACGGAGCAACCGCCAGTTATTATAGCATCGCCCTCACCAATAGTAGAGCGATCGCCTTCACCAGTAATTAAATCTGATAATAGTCAAAACCAAAATAGATCTGATCAAGTTCCAGCATTTCCTACAGGTACACCTATAAGTAATGTACAAGAAACACTAGGGAAACCACGTATAAATGCTAGAGGAGTTTGGGGAAATACTCGCGCTGTCGTCTATAAATTAAAACCTAATCAAATTGATCTGGGTTATTTATACGATCGCAATACAGAAAATATTCGCCAAACAGAAGTATCCTTTTCCAATTCAGTAGATCCGCAACTAATGTTAAATACTTTAGATGGATTATTAGAAGGTGGAGCAACCCCAGAAATTAAACAGGGCTTGTTACGAGTTCAACAAGGTAGAAACAATTCGTTTACTTTTACTCAAGGCTCATTAAAAGGTCAGATAGTACAACAAGATTGTGGTTTTATTTATATTAGTATTTGGGAAGCTGATTTACATAACTTTAATGTATCTAGTTCACGAAAGTGCTAA
- a CDS encoding protein kinase domain-containing protein: MTQQLLNNRYLLIKALATGGFGDTFLAEDTQMPSQRRCVIKRLKPISNNPQVYQIVKERFQREAAILEQLGDVNTQIPHLYAYFEADGHFYLIQQWIEGETLSQKVQQQGVLPENDVRDILISLLPVLDYIHSHRIVHRDIKPDNIIFRRQDQKPILIDFGAVKETMATVVNSPGNTTSSIVIGTPGFMPSEQTAGRPLYASDLYSLGLTAIYLLTGKLPQQLETDIQTGEIIWHDSTLNVSPSFAAVLDKAIQSHPRDRYPTAKDMLEALQSSLPSIPPTINIYQPAPIYPNPTLPPPATLPIQTAPTNSGNRFNALIFGSMISLSLIVASLVIAYIFKPSPEVVTKTNSPSPQSSPTPINNIPSSNISTTNPPSPQSSPTPINNIPSSNTSPTVVESPQDINTPTSSNFNIPAQQDQTDEYAWLTSRRVTEADLTGRTAVELDIMRNSIYARHGRTFRNSALQSHFNKQSWYRPIYSPDEFTNNLLSDVEKWNAAYILKYQKDNKLTWFK; encoded by the coding sequence ATGACGCAGCAGCTATTAAACAACCGCTATCTCTTGATTAAAGCATTAGCTACAGGCGGGTTTGGCGATACTTTTCTAGCAGAAGACACCCAAATGCCGTCTCAACGACGGTGTGTAATAAAACGCCTAAAACCTATTTCCAACAATCCACAAGTTTATCAGATAGTCAAAGAACGTTTTCAACGAGAAGCCGCTATTTTAGAACAATTGGGTGACGTTAATACCCAAATACCTCATTTGTATGCCTATTTTGAAGCGGATGGGCATTTTTACTTAATTCAACAGTGGATAGAAGGCGAAACTCTATCCCAAAAAGTACAACAGCAAGGGGTATTACCTGAAAATGATGTACGAGATATTTTAATCAGTTTATTACCAGTATTAGATTATATTCACTCTCATCGGATCGTACATAGAGATATCAAGCCCGATAACATTATTTTTCGCCGTCAAGATCAAAAACCAATATTAATTGATTTCGGTGCTGTTAAAGAAACGATGGCAACAGTAGTAAATTCGCCAGGTAATACTACCAGTTCGATTGTAATTGGTACACCTGGATTTATGCCTAGTGAACAGACAGCAGGTAGACCTCTCTATGCGAGTGATTTATATAGTTTAGGATTAACAGCAATTTATCTTTTAACTGGCAAGTTACCACAACAATTAGAAACTGATATTCAAACTGGCGAAATTATCTGGCACGATTCTACATTAAATGTCAGCCCTAGTTTTGCTGCTGTGTTAGATAAGGCAATTCAGTCGCATCCGCGCGATCGCTATCCTACAGCTAAAGATATGCTTGAGGCATTACAATCCTCCCTCCCATCCATTCCCCCCACGATAAATATTTATCAACCAGCACCAATATATCCAAATCCTACTTTGCCACCGCCTGCAACCTTACCAATACAAACAGCACCGACTAACTCAGGAAATCGTTTTAATGCTCTAATTTTTGGCAGTATGATTTCTCTCAGTTTGATTGTTGCATCCTTAGTTATTGCTTATATATTCAAACCATCGCCCGAAGTAGTTACAAAAACAAATTCACCTTCTCCTCAATCTTCCCCAACACCGATTAATAATATTCCCAGTAGTAATATTTCAACAACAAATCCACCTTCTCCTCAATCTTCCCCAACACCAATTAATAATATTCCCAGTAGTAATACTTCACCTACTGTAGTTGAATCACCTCAAGATATCAATACTCCTACTTCTAGCAATTTCAATATACCAGCACAACAAGACCAGACAGACGAATACGCATGGCTCACATCTAGAAGAGTTACAGAGGCTGATTTAACTGGTAGAACTGCTGTTGAATTAGATATTATGAGAAATTCTATTTATGCACGTCATGGTAGAACATTTCGTAATTCAGCATTACAAAGCCACTTTAATAAACAATCGTGGTATCGACCTATATATTCACCGGACGAATTTACTAACAACTTACTTTCAGATGTAGAAAAATGGAATGCAGCATACATCTTAAAGTATCAAAAAGACAATAAGTTAACGTGGTTTAAATAG
- a CDS encoding pentapeptide repeat-containing protein — MNIEELLRRYAAGERDFREINLVGANLSGANLSGADLSGASFGSANLSRASLRGAKLKGAFLYGTDLSFAKLNDANLVDADLTKASLKGAVLIKANLKGSKLSGATLTAVNLRGANLEGVNLCGANLSGINLHSANLVEAKLSWANLTGARMSGAKLAAASLTGIKLRGAWLNGVDLRGVDLDGVDLSEAKLSGTNLTNANLPAANLSDAQMRVAILTQINLRAANLNGTWLNKANLSDANLSKADLSDAHLSDANLSGANLNGANLYEADLSRANLNSAYLWAAQLDVANLNGANLNGASMRGANLDDAELENALYNQQTVFPEGFDPHQAGAYFTGSPLVAA, encoded by the coding sequence ATGAATATTGAAGAATTACTAAGACGATATGCAGCCGGAGAAAGAGATTTTCGTGAAATTAACTTAGTGGGAGCCAACCTGAGCGGAGCAAATCTGAGCGGGGCAGATTTATCAGGGGCATCTTTTGGATCAGCTAACCTCAGCAGAGCTTCCTTAAGAGGGGCAAAACTGAAGGGCGCGTTTTTGTATGGTACAGATTTAAGTTTTGCCAAGCTCAACGATGCAAATTTAGTAGACGCAGATTTGACAAAAGCCAGCCTCAAAGGAGCAGTTTTAATTAAAGCAAATCTCAAGGGATCAAAACTTAGTGGTGCGACTCTAACAGCAGTAAATTTACGTGGCGCTAACTTAGAAGGGGTTAACCTTTGTGGAGCAAACCTCAGTGGCATTAACCTTCATTCAGCTAACTTAGTTGAGGCTAAACTAAGTTGGGCAAATCTCACTGGAGCCAGAATGAGTGGAGCCAAGTTAGCTGCTGCATCACTCACCGGAATTAAACTTAGAGGTGCATGGTTAAACGGCGTTGACTTACGTGGAGTAGATCTTGATGGTGTAGATCTAAGTGAGGCAAAACTTAGTGGCACCAACTTAACTAACGCAAATTTACCAGCAGCTAACTTAAGTGATGCCCAAATGCGAGTTGCCATTTTAACCCAAATCAATCTACGTGCAGCTAACTTAAATGGCACATGGTTGAATAAGGCAAACCTGAGCGATGCGAACTTGAGTAAAGCAGACTTGAGTGATGCTCATCTGAGTGATGCTAACCTTAGTGGAGCAAACTTAAATGGTGCTAATTTATATGAGGCAGATTTAAGTAGGGCTAACCTAAATAGTGCATATTTATGGGCAGCCCAGCTAGATGTAGCAAATTTAAATGGTGCAAATTTAAATGGTGCAAGTATGCGTGGAGCGAATCTCGACGATGCTGAACTAGAAAACGCTTTATACAATCAACAGACAGTTTTTCCTGAAGGTTTTGATCCACACCAAGCTGGAGCTTACTTTACTGGTAGCCCATTAGTTGCAGCCTGA
- a CDS encoding serine hydrolase, producing MSYKSEVKLDQRDQEIAALEKELNLADQLIKKLKRQNTVLKHRINFLENNSRPHPALVASRGNSPRPNKREYPPGKGGALVRQQRSKTRAIKLWRLRVATIAIALLGFTLVNWAVSSLTKLKPNENPKSVAAKLASASLSGQQSTIPAWAKASSQDIPTRQSGKEDLEIVYNLTTPPQFQPSEKLQVIVDELVAIADSKKLPTKDLSITLIDAKTGEIAGYQQKELRYPASVVKMFWMVALYGQLENGIWKNPQDFNLYTSKMIEHSNNDASSFILDHITNTKSQDKLPDNQFTVWLNQRDSVNRFFSSAGYEGININQKTYPIYYLRMEEPAGTESQMRGDPERPLRNVITTDHSARLLYEICLTKQAISAVASEKMCGLLKRDLKPEAWKTNSETSEDFNPIVGFSGQSLRDSEVNFYSKAGLTSSTRQEAAFVATKDNSTAYVIAIAGGDRAYSSDYKLFPKMSSVVFEKMVERSARK from the coding sequence ATGAGCTATAAGTCGGAAGTAAAATTGGATCAACGTGACCAAGAAATTGCCGCTTTAGAGAAAGAACTTAACCTTGCCGATCAATTGATTAAGAAGCTAAAGCGACAGAATACAGTTCTGAAACATAGAATTAATTTTTTAGAAAATAACTCTCGCCCACATCCTGCATTAGTAGCCAGTCGAGGTAATAGTCCGCGCCCTAATAAGCGTGAATATCCGCCTGGAAAAGGTGGCGCACTTGTGCGTCAGCAACGATCTAAAACCCGTGCTATTAAACTTTGGAGGTTAAGAGTAGCTACGATCGCGATCGCACTTCTTGGGTTTACCTTGGTAAATTGGGCAGTAAGTAGCCTGACTAAGCTCAAGCCAAATGAAAATCCTAAATCAGTAGCCGCAAAATTAGCATCAGCCAGCTTATCCGGTCAACAGTCAACGATACCTGCTTGGGCAAAAGCATCCTCACAAGATATTCCTACTCGACAGTCAGGAAAAGAAGATTTAGAAATTGTTTATAACCTCACTACACCCCCCCAATTTCAACCTAGTGAAAAATTACAAGTAATTGTTGATGAATTAGTTGCGATCGCAGATAGCAAAAAACTACCTACGAAAGATTTATCAATTACTTTAATTGACGCTAAAACTGGCGAAATAGCTGGATATCAACAAAAGGAACTTAGATATCCAGCTAGTGTAGTTAAAATGTTTTGGATGGTAGCTTTGTATGGACAATTAGAAAATGGTATCTGGAAAAATCCCCAAGATTTTAATCTATATACTTCTAAAATGATTGAACACTCCAATAACGATGCCTCAAGTTTTATACTTGACCATATAACTAATACTAAATCTCAAGATAAGTTACCAGATAACCAATTTACGGTATGGCTAAATCAACGTGATTCAGTGAACAGATTTTTTAGTTCAGCAGGATATGAAGGAATTAATATTAATCAAAAAACCTATCCGATTTACTATTTGAGGATGGAAGAACCCGCAGGCACAGAATCACAAATGAGAGGCGATCCGGAACGTCCCTTGCGTAATGTAATTACGACTGATCATTCTGCTAGATTACTATATGAAATTTGTTTAACTAAACAAGCCATTTCAGCAGTAGCCAGTGAAAAAATGTGTGGGTTGCTGAAAAGAGATTTAAAACCTGAAGCTTGGAAAACAAATTCAGAAACATCTGAAGATTTTAATCCCATAGTGGGTTTTTCAGGTCAGTCTTTACGTGATAGCGAGGTTAATTTTTATTCCAAAGCTGGCTTAACTTCTAGTACAAGACAAGAAGCAGCATTTGTGGCAACAAAAGATAATTCAACGGCATACGTTATAGCAATTGCTGGTGGCGATCGCGCCTACTCTTCTGACTATAAATTATTTCCTAAAATGTCAAGTGTAGTATTTGAAAAAATGGTTGAGCGCAGTGCGCGTAAGTAA
- the rplL gene encoding 50S ribosomal protein L7/L12, whose protein sequence is MSAATEEILERLKSLTLLEASELVKQIEEAFGVSAAAPVGGMVMMPPGGGTPTEEVEEKTEFDVILEEVPADKKISVLKVVRTLTGLGLKEAKDLVESTPKAVKEAIAKDAAEDAKKQLEESGAKVSIK, encoded by the coding sequence ATGTCTGCTGCAACTGAAGAAATTTTAGAAAGATTAAAATCTCTGACTCTTTTAGAAGCTTCAGAACTCGTTAAGCAAATTGAAGAAGCTTTTGGAGTTAGTGCTGCTGCTCCTGTTGGTGGCATGGTGATGATGCCTCCTGGTGGTGGTACCCCAACCGAAGAAGTAGAAGAAAAAACTGAATTTGATGTCATTTTGGAAGAAGTTCCTGCTGACAAGAAGATTTCTGTTCTTAAGGTTGTTCGTACCTTGACTGGTCTAGGTTTGAAGGAAGCTAAAGATTTAGTTGAATCTACACCTAAAGCAGTTAAAGAAGCTATTGCTAAGGATGCTGCTGAAGATGCTAAGAAACAGCTTGAAGAATCCGGTGCTAAGGTAAGTATCAAATAA
- the rplJ gene encoding 50S ribosomal protein L10 — MGRTKENKSAIIAELKETLSDSQLAVVIDYQGLSVAEITDLRQRLIPKGAVCKVTKNTFMRIAVEGDQNWEPMTEFLQGSSAFLLVKEDIGGAIKAYQEFQKVSKKTELRGGVMEGRALDQNQVKAIGDLPSKEQLMAQIAGAINGVATKLALGINEVPASLARGLQAYADKDNSNSDAEAAPLLETES; from the coding sequence ATGGGTAGAACTAAAGAAAATAAAAGTGCGATTATCGCTGAACTCAAGGAAACTTTAAGTGATTCCCAGTTGGCTGTAGTCATCGACTACCAAGGCTTGTCTGTTGCTGAAATCACAGACTTGCGGCAGCGTCTGATTCCTAAAGGTGCTGTTTGTAAGGTGACAAAAAACACCTTTATGCGGATTGCCGTTGAAGGCGATCAAAATTGGGAACCAATGACGGAATTCCTCCAAGGTTCTTCCGCATTTTTGCTCGTCAAAGAAGACATTGGCGGCGCAATTAAGGCATACCAAGAGTTCCAAAAAGTCAGCAAGAAGACTGAACTTCGCGGTGGCGTGATGGAAGGTCGCGCTTTGGATCAAAACCAAGTCAAAGCGATTGGCGACTTACCATCCAAGGAGCAACTCATGGCTCAGATTGCTGGCGCTATCAATGGCGTAGCAACGAAGCTGGCTTTGGGCATCAACGAAGTTCCAGCATCACTGGCACGAGGACTCCAAGCTTATGCCGATAAGGATAATAGCAACAGCGACGCAGAAGCGGCTCCGCTTTTGGAAACTGAAAGCTAA
- the rplA gene encoding 50S ribosomal protein L1, whose translation MAKKVSRRFQALLERVEDRAYDPTEALNLLKETATAKFPESAEAHIRLGIDPKYTDQQLRTTVALPKGTGQEVRVAVIARGEKVNEASTNGADIAGSEELIEDIQKGMMDFDLLIATPDMMPQVAKLGRVLGPRGLMPSPKGGTVTFDLAGAIAEFKAGKLEFRADRTGIVHVMFGKASFSAQDLLTNLKALQETIDRNRPSGAKGRYWRSIYVAATMGPSIEVDVNALRDLKLNEAA comes from the coding sequence ATGGCAAAGAAAGTTTCTCGTAGATTTCAAGCACTGCTAGAAAGAGTTGAAGACCGAGCTTACGACCCAACAGAGGCTTTAAATCTGTTAAAGGAAACAGCTACGGCTAAATTTCCAGAGTCGGCAGAAGCTCATATTCGTTTAGGAATTGACCCGAAATACACCGACCAACAATTACGGACGACGGTGGCGCTACCTAAAGGCACTGGTCAAGAGGTGCGGGTAGCGGTAATTGCTAGAGGTGAAAAAGTTAATGAGGCATCAACTAATGGTGCAGATATTGCTGGTTCAGAAGAGTTGATTGAAGACATCCAAAAAGGGATGATGGATTTCGACTTGCTAATTGCTACCCCAGATATGATGCCCCAGGTTGCCAAACTAGGTCGGGTGCTTGGTCCCCGTGGTTTGATGCCTTCTCCCAAGGGTGGTACGGTAACATTTGATTTGGCAGGTGCGATCGCAGAATTCAAAGCTGGTAAATTAGAATTTAGAGCCGATCGTACAGGCATTGTTCATGTTATGTTTGGTAAGGCTTCTTTTTCAGCCCAAGACTTGCTAACCAACCTTAAGGCGTTGCAAGAAACAATTGACCGCAACCGTCCTTCTGGAGCCAAGGGACGTTACTGGCGCAGTATATATGTAGCTGCGACAATGGGTCCCTCTATTGAAGTAGATGTTAACGCCCTGCGTGACCTAAAACTTAACGAGGCTGCATAA
- the rplK gene encoding 50S ribosomal protein L11, with translation MAKKVVAVVKLALNAGKANPAPPVGPALGQHGVNIMAFCKEYNARTADQAGMVIPVEISVYEDRSFTFVLKTPPASVLIRKAAGIERGSNEPNKKKVGSLSRAQLQEIAQTKMPDLNANDIDAAVKIIEGTARNMGVTIND, from the coding sequence ATGGCAAAGAAAGTTGTTGCAGTAGTTAAATTGGCTCTGAATGCAGGGAAAGCCAACCCTGCGCCCCCTGTAGGTCCAGCACTGGGTCAACATGGTGTGAACATTATGGCGTTCTGCAAAGAGTATAACGCCCGCACCGCCGATCAAGCTGGCATGGTAATTCCGGTAGAAATTTCGGTTTATGAAGACCGGAGTTTTACTTTTGTACTGAAAACGCCACCTGCTTCTGTTTTGATTAGAAAAGCAGCAGGAATTGAGCGAGGATCAAACGAACCTAACAAAAAGAAAGTTGGTTCATTGAGTCGCGCCCAGTTGCAAGAAATTGCTCAAACAAAAATGCCTGACCTCAATGCTAATGATATTGACGCGGCAGTAAAAATTATTGAAGGAACCGCCCGTAATATGGGTGTCACTATCAACGATTAG